In Hemicordylus capensis ecotype Gifberg chromosome 13, rHemCap1.1.pri, whole genome shotgun sequence, a single window of DNA contains:
- the ATP5MF gene encoding ATP synthase subunit f, mitochondrial isoform X2 produces MRNSSPQQPLRSKLASESSLAAGFKMADRPVPVRDLKLLDVKLGQLPGWLATRDYTPTGIFLGLRRGHDRFVKKYIDVKKTSFAGIAIMLTSYVVLSYVWNYQHLKHDRMRKYH; encoded by the exons atgcgcaactcctccccccagcagcccttgcGGTCGAAGCTCGCCTCCGAGTCCTCTCTGGCAGCAGGTTTCAAGATGGCGGACCGACCTG TACCTGTCAGAGATTTGAAGCTTCTGGATGTGAAACTGGGGCAGCTACCAGGCTGGTTGGCAACACGAGATTACACCCCTACAGGGATTTTTCTAGGTCTCCGACGAG GTCATGACCGATTTGTCAAGAAGTATATTGATGTGAAGAAAACCAGCTTTGCTGGGATAGCCATAATGCTAACTAGCTACGTGGTCCTGAGTTACGTTTGGAACTACCAGCATCTTA AGCATGATCGCATGAGGAAGTATCACTGA
- the ATP5MF gene encoding ATP synthase subunit f, mitochondrial isoform X1 yields MRNSSPQQPLRSKLASESSLAAGFKMADRPGFSFLVPVRDLKLLDVKLGQLPGWLATRDYTPTGIFLGLRRGHDRFVKKYIDVKKTSFAGIAIMLTSYVVLSYVWNYQHLKHDRMRKYH; encoded by the exons atgcgcaactcctccccccagcagcccttgcGGTCGAAGCTCGCCTCCGAGTCCTCTCTGGCAGCAGGTTTCAAGATGGCGGACCGACCTG GGTTCTCTTTTCTAGTACCTGTCAGAGATTTGAAGCTTCTGGATGTGAAACTGGGGCAGCTACCAGGCTGGTTGGCAACACGAGATTACACCCCTACAGGGATTTTTCTAGGTCTCCGACGAG GTCATGACCGATTTGTCAAGAAGTATATTGATGTGAAGAAAACCAGCTTTGCTGGGATAGCCATAATGCTAACTAGCTACGTGGTCCTGAGTTACGTTTGGAACTACCAGCATCTTA AGCATGATCGCATGAGGAAGTATCACTGA
- the CPSF4 gene encoding cleavage and polyadenylation specificity factor subunit 4 isoform X2 has translation MQELIASVDHIKFELEIAVEQQLGAQPLPFPGMDKSGAAVCEFFLKAACGKGGMCPFRHISGEKTVVCKHWLRGLCKKGDQCEFLHEYDMTKMPECYFYSKFGPLCRHRHTRRVICVNYLVGFCPEGPACKFMHPRFELPMGTTEQPPLPQPTQPQQKQNNNPPLQRSSSLIQLTSQNSSPNQQRTPQVIGVMQPQNNSIGNRGPRPLEQVTCYKCGEKGHYANRCTKGHLAFLSGQ, from the exons ATGCAGGAGCTCATCGCCAGCGTGGACCACATCAAGTTCGAGCTGGAGATCGCGGTGGAGCAGCAGCTCGGGGCTCAGCCGCTGCCCTTCCCGGGCATGGACA AGTCGGGAGCGGCggtctgtgaattttttttaaaagctgcttgtgGGAAAG GAGGGATGTGCCCCTTCCGGCATATCAGTGGTGAAAAGACGGTGGTTTGCAAGCACTGGCTACGAGGGCTGTGCAAGAAGGGAGACCAGTGTGAATTCTTGCATGAATATGACATGACCAAGATGCCAGAGTGCTACTTCTATTCAAAATTCG GTCCTCTCTGCAGACACAGGCACACCCGACGTGTTATTTGTGTGAATTACCTGGTTGGGTTCTGTCCAGAAGGACCGGCTTGCAAATTCATGCA CCCTCGATTTGAACTTCCCATGGGAACCACAGAGCAACCGCCACTGCCTCAGCCCACACAACCACAACAAAAG caaaacaacaacccaccactCCAGAGGTCGTCATCCCTGATCCAGTTAACGAGTCAGAACTCGTCTCCCAACCAACAGAGGACCCCACAGGTCATTGGCGTGATGCAGCCTCAGAACAACAGCATAGGCAACAGAGGGCCTCGGCCCCTGGAACAGGTTACCTGCTACAAG TGTGGTGAAAAAGGACACTATGCCAACAGATGCACCAAAGGGCACTTGGCATTTCTTAGTGGACAGTGA
- the CPSF4 gene encoding cleavage and polyadenylation specificity factor subunit 4 isoform X1, whose translation MQELIASVDHIKFELEIAVEQQLGAQPLPFPGMDKSGAAVCEFFLKAACGKGGMCPFRHISGEKTVVCKHWLRGLCKKGDQCEFLHEYDMTKMPECYFYSKFGECSNKECPFLHIDPESKIKDCPWYDRGFCKHGPLCRHRHTRRVICVNYLVGFCPEGPACKFMHPRFELPMGTTEQPPLPQPTQPQQKQNNNPPLQRSSSLIQLTSQNSSPNQQRTPQVIGVMQPQNNSIGNRGPRPLEQVTCYKCGEKGHYANRCTKGHLAFLSGQ comes from the exons ATGCAGGAGCTCATCGCCAGCGTGGACCACATCAAGTTCGAGCTGGAGATCGCGGTGGAGCAGCAGCTCGGGGCTCAGCCGCTGCCCTTCCCGGGCATGGACA AGTCGGGAGCGGCggtctgtgaattttttttaaaagctgcttgtgGGAAAG GAGGGATGTGCCCCTTCCGGCATATCAGTGGTGAAAAGACGGTGGTTTGCAAGCACTGGCTACGAGGGCTGTGCAAGAAGGGAGACCAGTGTGAATTCTTGCATGAATATGACATGACCAAGATGCCAGAGTGCTACTTCTATTCAAAATTCG GGGAATGCAGCAACAAAGAATGCCCATTCTTGCACATTGACCCGGAGTCTAAGATCAAAGATTGCCCTTGGTATGATCGCGGTTTTTGTAAACATG GTCCTCTCTGCAGACACAGGCACACCCGACGTGTTATTTGTGTGAATTACCTGGTTGGGTTCTGTCCAGAAGGACCGGCTTGCAAATTCATGCA CCCTCGATTTGAACTTCCCATGGGAACCACAGAGCAACCGCCACTGCCTCAGCCCACACAACCACAACAAAAG caaaacaacaacccaccactCCAGAGGTCGTCATCCCTGATCCAGTTAACGAGTCAGAACTCGTCTCCCAACCAACAGAGGACCCCACAGGTCATTGGCGTGATGCAGCCTCAGAACAACAGCATAGGCAACAGAGGGCCTCGGCCCCTGGAACAGGTTACCTGCTACAAG TGTGGTGAAAAAGGACACTATGCCAACAGATGCACCAAAGGGCACTTGGCATTTCTTAGTGGACAGTGA